A DNA window from Bradyrhizobium sp. CCBAU 53421 contains the following coding sequences:
- a CDS encoding type II and III secretion system protein family protein has protein sequence MKVIYNAAGTDGPSMVASASRSAVLSRLCYVLCGLALLFSSAAAAEIKRDGKGEPPHAAPGGASGTLNLTTSQGKTVHLTAAAASIFVADPTIADYQAPSNTTIFVFGKKSGRTSLFALNENGEALAELRVVVTQPIEDLRATLRAEVGDYPIQVSYTPRGAILSGTAPNAEVVETAKKVTEQFLGAGALVVNKIQVAGSLQVNLSVRVAEVSRSAVKDLNIHFTASSPNGAFLISGKDGGSGAAGGGGTIGIGFSAGNTNLSAVLDALASENLASILAEPNLTAMSGESASFLAGGEFPIPVMQDNRQVSVQFRQFGVSLEFVPTVLNNNQINVRVKPEVSELSSEGQVKINGMEVPALSTRRASTVVELASGQSFAIGGLIRRNFNNDIGEFPWLGDVPILGALFRSSSFQKRETELVIIVTPYIVRPGSNPSRMSAPSDRIAPPSDAGRILTNTLARPPRDHDAPRTSAPGLTGNAGFIIE, from the coding sequence TTGAAGGTCATTTACAATGCTGCCGGCACTGATGGGCCATCGATGGTCGCCAGCGCGTCGCGTTCTGCCGTTTTATCTCGCCTCTGCTACGTCCTGTGCGGGCTTGCTCTGCTGTTTTCGTCCGCGGCGGCAGCTGAGATCAAGCGGGACGGCAAAGGAGAACCGCCACACGCGGCGCCCGGCGGCGCCTCCGGCACGCTGAACTTGACTACTTCACAGGGCAAGACAGTTCATCTGACCGCTGCGGCGGCGAGCATCTTTGTTGCCGATCCGACGATTGCGGATTATCAGGCGCCGTCGAACACAACTATCTTCGTGTTTGGCAAGAAATCCGGTCGGACAAGCCTGTTTGCCCTGAACGAAAACGGCGAGGCTCTCGCCGAGTTGCGCGTGGTCGTTACACAGCCGATCGAGGACCTGCGAGCAACACTTCGAGCCGAGGTCGGCGACTATCCGATCCAGGTCAGCTATACGCCACGCGGCGCTATCCTAAGTGGCACGGCGCCCAATGCTGAGGTCGTCGAGACCGCCAAGAAGGTTACCGAGCAGTTTCTTGGGGCGGGAGCGCTGGTCGTCAACAAGATCCAGGTCGCCGGCTCGTTGCAGGTGAATCTCAGCGTACGAGTCGCAGAAGTCTCCCGCAGCGCCGTCAAGGATCTCAATATCCATTTCACCGCATCCAGCCCGAACGGTGCCTTTTTGATCAGCGGCAAAGATGGCGGGTCCGGCGCTGCCGGCGGTGGCGGCACGATCGGCATCGGGTTTAGCGCCGGCAATACCAACCTCAGTGCTGTTCTCGACGCACTCGCCAGCGAAAACCTCGCCTCAATCCTGGCTGAACCTAATCTGACCGCGATGTCCGGCGAGTCCGCGAGCTTCCTTGCCGGCGGCGAATTCCCCATTCCTGTGATGCAGGATAATCGCCAGGTTTCGGTTCAATTCCGCCAGTTCGGCGTGAGCCTCGAATTCGTTCCGACGGTTCTCAACAATAATCAGATCAATGTCCGCGTGAAGCCGGAAGTCAGCGAACTGTCGAGCGAGGGCCAAGTCAAGATCAATGGCATGGAAGTCCCTGCCCTCTCGACGCGGCGGGCCAGCACCGTGGTCGAGCTCGCCAGCGGTCAGAGCTTTGCAATCGGCGGACTGATTAGGCGCAACTTCAACAACGACATCGGCGAATTTCCTTGGCTCGGCGACGTGCCGATCCTCGGCGCGCTGTTTCGCTCCTCATCGTTTCAAAAGCGAGAAACCGAACTTGTCATTATTGTCACACCTTACATCGTGCGGCCCGGATCGAACCCGAGCCGGATGAGTGCGCCGAGCGATCGCATCGCACCGCCGTCGGACGCGGGCCGCATTTTGACGAATACACTGGCGCGGCCGCCAAGAGACCACGATGCGCCCCGCACCAGTGCACCAGGATTGACGGGCAACGCCGGCTTTATCATCGAATGA
- the sctT gene encoding type III secretion system export apparatus subunit SctT, whose product MAGLSPTDAHALVQGGIELAAATGLSAARALGIMLVLPVFTRPRISGLIRGSLTIAIGLPCLAQIKLGLEALDPNTRLISVTVLGLKEVFVGLLLGILLSIPLWSIQAVGDIIDTQRGISSQVAAEDPATHSQASGTGLFLGVTAVTIFVLVGGLQTMVSSLYGSYLIWPVYQFLPAVTAQGAMECLTLLDHIMLTTLLVAGPVLALLLLIDVSIMMLGRFASQLKLNDLSPTIKNAAFGVIMVSYTVYLLEYTGAEILTSNNVLAHFKKLLK is encoded by the coding sequence ATGGCTGGTCTGTCACCCACCGATGCGCACGCTCTCGTCCAGGGCGGCATCGAACTTGCCGCGGCAACCGGCCTAAGCGCGGCCCGCGCCTTAGGCATCATGCTTGTGCTTCCCGTCTTTACGCGGCCGCGTATCAGCGGCCTGATTCGGGGCAGTCTGACGATTGCGATCGGACTACCGTGCCTCGCGCAGATCAAGCTGGGCCTGGAGGCGCTCGACCCGAACACGCGCCTGATCAGCGTCACCGTGCTCGGTTTGAAGGAGGTCTTCGTCGGCCTTCTGCTCGGCATCCTGCTCAGCATTCCCCTATGGAGCATCCAGGCAGTCGGCGACATCATCGATACCCAGAGAGGAATCTCAAGCCAGGTCGCGGCGGAAGATCCTGCAACGCACAGCCAGGCGTCGGGAACCGGGCTTTTTCTCGGTGTCACTGCGGTCACGATCTTCGTACTGGTCGGCGGCCTTCAGACCATGGTGAGCAGCCTTTACGGCAGCTATCTGATCTGGCCCGTGTATCAGTTCCTGCCTGCGGTCACGGCACAAGGGGCAATGGAATGCCTCACCCTTCTCGATCATATCATGCTGACGACGCTATTGGTCGCCGGGCCCGTGCTGGCCCTGCTGCTGCTGATCGACGTGTCGATCATGATGCTCGGCCGCTTTGCATCGCAGCTCAAGCTGAACGATCTTTCGCCTACGATCAAGAATGCCGCCTTCGGCGTCATCATGGTCAGCTACACCGTCTATCTCCTCGAATATACGGGAGCTGAAATCCTGACGTCGAACAACGTGCTCGCGCATTTCAAGAAGCTCTTGAAATGA
- the sctN gene encoding type III secretion system ATPase SctN: MTTQRPTHNAAAEERAVNAALSSLRYSAKHIDTRAVRGRITRAIGTLLHAVLPEARVGELCLLQDPRSGWSLEAEVIGLLPDGVLLTPIGDMVGLSNRAEVVTTGRMQEVPVGPDLLGRVIDSFGRPLDGKGLIKAGEVRPLRGKAPNPMKRRAIEHSLPLGVRVLDGLLTCGEGQRIGIYGDAGCGKSTLMSQIVKGAVADVTIVALIGERGREVREFIECHLGEALRRSVVVVETSDRSAMERAQCAHMATALAEYFRDQGLRVVLMMDSLTRFSRAMREIGLAAGEPPTRRGFPPSVFALLPGLLERAGMGEHGSITAFYTVLVEGDGTGDPIAEESRGILDGHIILSRALASREHFPAIDVLSSRSRVMDAIVSVQHRKAASFFRDLLSRYAEAEFLIKVGEYKQGSDPLTDRAIASIEELRTFLRQGQDEACSFEETVAWMSRLTA; the protein is encoded by the coding sequence GACACGCGTGCCGTCCGCGGTCGGATCACGCGGGCGATCGGTACACTGCTCCATGCCGTCCTGCCGGAGGCCCGGGTTGGAGAACTATGCCTCTTGCAGGATCCCCGCAGCGGATGGTCCCTCGAGGCCGAGGTGATCGGTTTGTTGCCGGACGGAGTATTGCTCACGCCGATCGGTGACATGGTCGGCTTGTCCAACCGTGCGGAAGTCGTCACGACCGGGCGAATGCAGGAAGTGCCGGTCGGCCCCGATTTGCTCGGCCGCGTGATCGACAGTTTTGGTCGTCCGCTCGATGGTAAGGGCCTCATAAAGGCTGGCGAAGTGCGTCCGCTGCGTGGAAAGGCGCCTAACCCCATGAAACGGCGCGCTATCGAACATTCTCTTCCGCTCGGCGTTCGTGTCCTGGATGGCCTCCTGACATGTGGAGAAGGCCAGCGGATCGGAATCTATGGAGACGCCGGTTGCGGCAAGTCGACACTGATGTCGCAGATCGTCAAGGGTGCAGTCGCCGACGTCACGATTGTCGCGTTGATCGGCGAACGCGGCCGAGAGGTTCGTGAATTCATCGAGTGCCATCTTGGCGAAGCGCTCCGCCGCTCGGTCGTCGTTGTTGAGACCTCCGATCGTTCGGCCATGGAGCGGGCGCAGTGCGCCCATATGGCGACGGCGCTGGCCGAATATTTTCGTGATCAAGGGCTGCGCGTCGTTCTGATGATGGATTCCTTGACGCGCTTTAGCCGCGCGATGCGCGAAATCGGCCTTGCCGCAGGAGAGCCTCCGACTCGGCGCGGATTTCCGCCCTCCGTCTTTGCGCTGCTGCCGGGCCTGTTGGAGCGGGCCGGCATGGGCGAGCATGGCTCCATCACGGCCTTCTATACCGTGCTTGTCGAAGGCGACGGGACGGGCGACCCAATCGCGGAAGAATCACGCGGCATTCTCGACGGGCACATCATTCTCTCGCGCGCGCTAGCCTCGCGAGAACATTTTCCGGCAATCGATGTGCTGTCGAGCCGAAGCCGCGTCATGGATGCCATCGTGTCTGTTCAGCATCGCAAGGCCGCATCCTTCTTCCGTGATCTGCTCTCGCGCTACGCCGAGGCGGAGTTTTTGATCAAGGTCGGCGAATACAAGCAAGGCTCCGATCCCCTGACCGACCGGGCGATCGCCTCGATCGAGGAGTTGCGCACGTTCCTGCGCCAGGGCCAGGACGAAGCATGCAGTTTTGAGGAGACCGTGGCATGGATGTCGCGCCTGACCGCATGA
- a CDS encoding response regulator transcription factor, with protein sequence MRILLVDHHADFARAVKEALLYCGFAVDVTRTLDEAAAALDCANYHILLLELVLPDGDGLDWLKQLRRQGRSMPAMMMSSLNDLGRRIAIFNAGADDFLPKPVSTDELIARMRAILRRSTQMTAPLVTFGNLHFDPIARQVAVGGQILKIARREVCILEHLLNRAGRTVPRASLEDSLYAFDDEVSTNALEVGIYRLRTHLSQSGATLRIKTARGVGYTLELIEAASAA encoded by the coding sequence ATGCGAATTCTCCTGGTTGATCATCATGCGGACTTTGCCCGTGCTGTGAAGGAAGCGCTCCTCTATTGCGGGTTCGCCGTTGACGTGACACGCACGCTGGATGAGGCGGCAGCCGCGCTGGATTGCGCCAACTACCACATTCTTCTGCTCGAATTGGTTCTGCCCGATGGAGACGGCTTGGATTGGCTGAAGCAGCTGCGGCGCCAGGGACGCTCAATGCCGGCCATGATGATGAGCAGCCTCAACGATCTCGGCCGGCGGATTGCGATCTTCAATGCGGGCGCGGACGATTTCCTCCCCAAGCCCGTATCGACGGACGAACTCATCGCACGCATGCGGGCCATTCTGCGGCGGTCGACGCAAATGACGGCGCCGCTGGTGACATTCGGCAATCTGCATTTCGACCCCATTGCAAGGCAAGTCGCGGTCGGTGGTCAAATACTGAAGATTGCCCGCCGCGAAGTGTGCATTCTTGAACATCTGCTCAACCGTGCCGGCCGCACCGTGCCGCGCGCATCGCTGGAGGACAGCCTTTATGCGTTCGACGATGAGGTCTCGACTAATGCGTTGGAAGTCGGAATCTATCGCTTGCGCACGCATTTGAGCCAGTCGGGTGCGACGCTCAGGATCAAGACCGCGCGCGGCGTCGGTTACACCCTTGAACTCATTGAGGCAGCCTCGGCTGCCTGA
- the sctR gene encoding type III secretion system export apparatus subunit SctR yields MTEIQPSILALLAITVGLGLLAFAVVTTTAFIKVSVVLFLVRNALGTQSIPPNIVLYGAALILTVFISAPVFEQTYNRLTDPQLRYQTFDDWVTAAKEGQEPLRAHLKKFTNEEQRRFFLSSTEHVWSEEMRGSATADDFVILVPSFLISELKRGFEIGFLLYLPFITIDLIVTTILMAMGMSMVSPTVISVPFKLFLFVTIDGWSRLMHGLVLSYTTPGG; encoded by the coding sequence ATGACTGAGATTCAACCCAGCATCCTGGCGCTTCTTGCTATCACGGTCGGCCTTGGCCTGCTCGCCTTCGCGGTCGTTACAACGACCGCTTTCATAAAGGTCTCTGTTGTGCTTTTCCTGGTGCGCAACGCGCTCGGAACCCAATCGATACCGCCCAACATTGTCCTGTATGGGGCGGCACTGATTCTGACGGTCTTCATCAGCGCGCCGGTGTTTGAGCAGACCTACAACCGCCTGACGGATCCGCAACTCCGCTACCAAACGTTCGATGACTGGGTGACGGCCGCCAAGGAGGGACAGGAGCCGCTGCGCGCCCATCTGAAGAAGTTCACCAATGAAGAGCAGCGCCGGTTTTTCCTGTCGTCGACCGAACATGTCTGGTCGGAGGAGATGCGCGGCAGTGCCACGGCTGATGATTTTGTGATTCTCGTGCCGTCGTTCCTGATCTCGGAGCTCAAGCGCGGCTTCGAAATCGGCTTTCTTCTCTATCTTCCCTTTATCACCATCGACCTGATCGTCACGACGATTTTGATGGCCATGGGGATGTCGATGGTATCGCCGACAGTAATATCTGTTCCATTCAAGCTCTTTCTATTCGTCACCATCGACGGCTGGTCGCGTCTCATGCACGGGCTGGTCCTAAGCTACACGACGCCCGGAGGTTGA
- a CDS encoding EscU/YscU/HrcU family type III secretion system export apparatus switch protein, whose translation MSGTSEEKKLPPTPKKLRDARKKGQSARSSDLVSGVSACAGFACLWWRAGAIEDKWHETVRLIDKLQEQPFTSAVPQALSGLLELSIAAVAPLLAAAVAAALLANVLANGGFMFALEPLKPKLEKLDPIKGLTRIASKRSAIELGKTLVKVVLLGTCFFFTVTASWKALVYLPVCGMGCLGLVFTEVKLLAGIAGGAFLVGGLTDLLIQRWLFLQEMRMTETEAKRENKEQQGNPQVKREHRRLRQESANEAPLGVHRANLILRGSKTLVGLRYVRGETGVPILVCRGEGETASKLLGEARALGLKIVDDNVLPRQLLGTAKLGNPVPSQYFEAVAKALYAGGLV comes from the coding sequence ATGAGCGGCACGAGTGAGGAGAAAAAGCTTCCTCCGACACCCAAGAAGCTGCGCGATGCACGCAAGAAGGGGCAGAGCGCGCGCAGTTCGGATTTGGTGAGCGGGGTCAGCGCCTGTGCCGGTTTTGCCTGTCTGTGGTGGAGAGCGGGAGCGATCGAAGACAAGTGGCATGAAACGGTTCGGCTGATCGACAAACTGCAGGAGCAGCCTTTCACGAGCGCCGTTCCGCAGGCGCTCAGCGGCTTACTGGAACTTTCGATCGCAGCGGTCGCGCCTTTACTCGCGGCCGCCGTAGCAGCTGCCCTTCTGGCTAATGTTCTGGCCAACGGCGGTTTCATGTTTGCTTTGGAGCCACTCAAACCGAAACTTGAGAAACTGGACCCCATCAAGGGCTTGACGCGGATCGCATCGAAACGATCGGCCATCGAGCTTGGCAAGACTCTGGTCAAGGTAGTGCTTCTCGGGACGTGCTTTTTCTTCACCGTGACCGCTAGCTGGAAAGCGTTGGTGTACTTGCCTGTCTGCGGCATGGGTTGTCTCGGACTGGTCTTCACCGAGGTCAAGTTGCTGGCCGGGATTGCCGGCGGGGCGTTTCTCGTCGGCGGATTGACTGATCTTCTGATCCAGCGCTGGCTGTTCCTGCAGGAGATGCGCATGACCGAAACCGAGGCCAAGCGCGAGAACAAGGAACAGCAAGGCAATCCGCAAGTGAAACGCGAACACCGGCGACTGCGCCAGGAGTCCGCGAACGAGGCTCCGCTTGGCGTTCATCGCGCCAACCTGATCCTAAGGGGTTCCAAAACCTTGGTTGGGCTGCGCTATGTTCGCGGCGAAACCGGCGTGCCGATCCTGGTCTGCCGTGGCGAGGGCGAAACTGCTTCCAAACTGCTTGGCGAGGCGCGCGCGCTGGGCCTCAAGATTGTGGATGACAACGTCCTGCCGCGACAGCTGCTCGGCACGGCAAAGCTCGGCAACCCAGTTCCTTCGCAATATTTCGAGGCGGTCGCAAAAGCACTTTACGCTGGCGGCCTGGTCTAA
- a CDS encoding EscS/YscS/HrcS family type III secretion system export apparatus protein: MNEASILMHLSQSLVLFMIWVLPPLLAALISGLIIGLIQAATQLQDQTLPLTVKLLVVVAVLAGFSPVLSAPLIEQAERIFSEFPALTARY; the protein is encoded by the coding sequence ATGAACGAAGCCAGCATCCTCATGCACCTGAGCCAATCGCTCGTGCTTTTCATGATCTGGGTTCTGCCGCCGCTCCTCGCAGCTCTGATTTCGGGATTGATCATTGGCCTCATCCAGGCGGCAACCCAGCTCCAGGATCAAACCTTACCCCTGACCGTGAAGCTTCTGGTCGTCGTCGCCGTACTCGCCGGCTTCTCTCCTGTGCTCAGTGCTCCGCTCATCGAACAGGCCGAGCGCATTTTCAGCGAGTTTCCTGCACTCACCGCACGATACTAG
- a CDS encoding CpaD family pilus assembly lipoprotein: MTLRHLCHLIIMATILGGCANSASVRSEPAEQAIQVEKKSTVLFLQSLRGSERHRLRSFIARASGGRRDALHIDVTGSPRLIAQVAHEARAMGIAPYNIRLAASPIDLPARFGVRIEAITFEAHPPVCPSLSIVGPAVNDNSFDPTLGCSTRNNLAVMVNDPLDLLDNRSVMTSSGDRAAIPVASYGTFAPPNKSKEEDGASNRATPEAPAATTRDVQPLR, translated from the coding sequence ATGACTTTGCGACATCTGTGCCATTTGATCATTATGGCGACAATATTGGGTGGATGCGCAAACAGTGCTTCGGTCCGATCCGAGCCAGCTGAGCAGGCAATCCAGGTGGAAAAGAAGAGCACCGTCTTGTTCTTGCAGAGCCTTCGTGGCTCTGAAAGGCATCGGCTGCGGAGTTTCATTGCGCGTGCCAGTGGCGGTCGGCGAGATGCACTCCATATTGACGTCACCGGCTCACCCCGGCTGATTGCACAAGTGGCCCACGAGGCCCGTGCCATGGGCATCGCCCCCTATAACATCCGCCTGGCCGCCTCCCCGATCGATCTGCCCGCCCGCTTCGGGGTCCGGATCGAGGCGATCACTTTTGAGGCCCATCCTCCGGTCTGTCCGTCGCTTTCCATCGTCGGGCCTGCAGTAAACGACAATTCATTCGATCCGACGCTTGGCTGCTCGACCAGAAACAATCTGGCGGTCATGGTCAACGATCCGCTCGACTTGCTGGACAATCGATCTGTCATGACAAGTAGTGGCGATCGCGCCGCCATTCCTGTTGCCAGTTACGGCACCTTCGCGCCGCCGAACAAGAGCAAAGAGGAAGATGGAGCGAGCAACAGGGCAACACCGGAAGCCCCCGCGGCGACGACGAGGGACGTACAGCCCCTTCGGTGA
- the sctQ gene encoding type III secretion system cytoplasmic ring protein SctQ, which translates to MVSWLNEIAVFRGPLQSRLGDKPLSLRINRLVWQVEPTETSMLDCVFDAGGEMLVLSLPVPLAEALVATVQNGLSLPSEPTRSLVLELALEPLLAPLERLMQRNLQLLRTDEAAESGPYLEFEVAYGQLASKARLLLFSSLDALVPPAFSVLGELLGRLPRQTPKLRSELPVIVAGQVGSLRITIGLVRQAQQGDALLPDAIPLAQGQVILTASTLWAPAEIAGKRLVLRGPFRPQSHPLKSGYMTTQLQAEQLPSEADIDSLEITLVFECGRWPMSIGTLRSINEGHVFELGRSLDGPVDILANGQRIGRGDIVRIGEELAVRLRGRLAVND; encoded by the coding sequence GTGGTCTCCTGGCTCAATGAGATCGCGGTTTTCCGCGGACCTCTGCAAAGCCGTCTCGGCGACAAGCCGTTATCGCTGCGTATAAATCGGCTTGTCTGGCAAGTCGAGCCGACTGAGACATCGATGCTTGATTGCGTCTTTGACGCCGGCGGCGAAATGCTCGTCCTGTCCTTGCCCGTCCCGCTAGCTGAAGCGCTGGTTGCGACCGTACAGAACGGCCTGAGCTTACCTTCCGAGCCGACGCGTTCGCTGGTCCTCGAACTGGCGCTTGAGCCGTTGCTCGCTCCACTGGAGCGACTGATGCAGCGGAATTTGCAGCTTCTCCGCACCGATGAAGCGGCGGAATCAGGTCCATACCTGGAATTCGAGGTCGCCTATGGTCAGCTCGCAAGTAAGGCTCGCCTGCTTTTATTCTCGTCTCTCGACGCTCTGGTTCCACCAGCGTTCAGCGTGTTGGGCGAACTGCTTGGCCGATTGCCGCGACAGACGCCCAAGCTTCGTTCCGAACTGCCTGTGATTGTCGCAGGCCAGGTTGGCTCGCTCCGCATCACGATCGGCCTTGTTCGTCAGGCACAGCAAGGCGATGCGCTGCTGCCGGACGCCATTCCGCTTGCTCAAGGCCAGGTCATCCTCACTGCGAGCACATTGTGGGCTCCTGCCGAGATCGCCGGCAAAAGGCTGGTCCTGCGGGGGCCGTTCCGCCCGCAATCGCACCCCCTGAAAAGTGGATACATGACGACACAACTCCAAGCAGAACAGCTCCCCTCCGAGGCCGATATCGACAGTCTCGAGATCACGCTCGTATTCGAATGTGGCCGCTGGCCGATGTCGATTGGAACCTTGCGGAGCATCAACGAAGGCCATGTGTTCGAACTCGGCCGGTCGCTTGACGGCCCCGTCGATATTCTTGCCAACGGGCAGCGTATCGGCCGCGGCGATATCGTGCGGATCGGCGAGGAACTTGCCGTCAGGTTACGCGGCAGGTTGGCGGTCAATGACTGA
- a CDS encoding VirK family protein, with amino-acid sequence MKFTGKGLTILLSLLSAVSMSTMARADEPSPKYTEVLNALQTGKNVKLILDMSRCANAEASKPASATQAGLVINAFRVTPQNGISFANAHQTVDSTGHAVTEYIRHSLSREGKLTVRASKLVVGTTELVNQGEFVCDLPDGAKFIW; translated from the coding sequence ATGAAGTTCACTGGCAAAGGGCTGACGATCCTGTTGTCCTTGCTTTCGGCCGTAAGCATGAGCACGATGGCGAGAGCCGACGAGCCTTCGCCGAAATACACCGAGGTGCTCAATGCCCTGCAGACCGGAAAGAATGTGAAGCTCATCCTGGACATGAGCCGCTGTGCCAACGCGGAGGCTAGCAAGCCTGCTTCGGCGACGCAGGCCGGTCTGGTCATCAATGCCTTTAGGGTAACGCCCCAGAACGGCATCAGCTTCGCCAATGCGCACCAAACGGTGGACAGCACCGGACATGCCGTCACCGAGTACATCCGCCATAGCCTCAGCCGCGAAGGCAAGCTCACGGTGCGGGCCTCGAAGCTTGTCGTCGGGACCACCGAGCTCGTGAACCAGGGCGAATTCGTCTGCGACCTGCCTGATGGTGCGAAGTTCATCTGGTAA